In Terriglobus aquaticus, the genomic window GTGGCATATTCGCCTCTTCTTCGCCTATACTCGACCGATGAAAGTTGTTGGAAACGAGCGCCGCCCAGACTGGCCGAAACTTGGCCCGTCCATCATCATCGCCACGGCGTTGATCGTCGCAATCCGCACAGCCAAGTGGGTAGCAAAATCGTCGGCGGACGCGCAGTTTTCAGATGTAGACGTTGAACTGGATAAAGAAGTCAGCTTCGCGTCACGCATCAGCATCCGTGTAATGCACGAACTGCTCCGAAGGCATGAAAGCCTCTTCCCGCAGCGGGTCGAACCCATTTATGAAGGTGGATCAGAAGAAGACAGCCCGCAATGAAACAGTCATCCTTTTCTTCTAGCCCTCGTCTGCACGGCAGCTCGACCTTCCACTCCGCGAAGAAAAAACTTCAACTAAAGAGGCTGCAGAATCGTTCTACCGCATGGCTCAAAAAGCAAAACGCATTTGCAGTTCCAGGCGACGATTCGTCGCTGACTCGGAAAACGATGTGCCAGTCTGCGTATTCGCTCCCGCAGACTGGTTTGCTCTGCCGAAGAGTGGCGACGCAATATTCCCAATTATTAATCCCGGATTGTTGTGGTTCGTGACGTTCCGCACCTGTAGTGTGAGCACCAAACTGTAGCGTGGCTTTGACTCCTTCGGCTTTCCCGAAGCGTCCAGTCCGGAACCGGACGATCCGAAGCCCAACGTCTTGCTGACTCGCATATTCAATTGCACGGAGCCGGGCCCACGTCCTGAGTTTCGCCCCAAGATCGTCTCACCAGCGCTTGGGGTGGGATCGAGCAAGCCGTAAGAGGTTTGGATCAAACCCGCCTTGTTTTGGTTTAGGGCGATTCCAGGCCGACCGTTGAACAGCGTCGTGCCATACAGATCACGCCCCACCGTGATATTGAACGGAGCGCCGGAGCGAACAGTCAGTAATGGGCTCCAGGTCGTCTTCCACAGTGTCTGGATCGTTCCGCCGAATGTCTCAAAGTTCCGCACGTCCGTAGATGCGGGACCGTACTCTCCGGCAGAGCTGTAGGGATTGGCCGGGAAGGTAGTCGGGCCATCCGTATTGCTGCGTGCGTAACCGAGGGTATACGAGCCGAAGAGCGAGATCTTCTTTGTCGCTTGCGAGTTCGCATTGAGGATCAATTGGTTCTGGTTATACAGACCTTCGGATTGCGCTTGAAACACCGGATTGCTGTTTCCTAGTGGATAGCTTCCGCTTCCCGGGAGTCGTGCGTTGATGTCTTCGGAACGAAGCTGATGCAATCCGTGCGTGTTCGAGTAGCTGATCGCCAGCGATGTGTGGAACGGCAACTGCTGCTCGACGCTAATCAGCGACTGGATGTAATACGGGGCGCGGAGATTTGGAGCGTTCTGCTGAATGACCTGGCCTGCTTGCGAAGACGCAACGGTCGATAGTGGAGGTACAGTCGGATAGAAGTCGGGGTTATCCACGACGTATTGTTGCTGCGTGATCCCGTTATAGCGCAGAGCGGTCAGCGTGTTGGAGAGAACGAATCGATCATAGAAAACCCCAAAGCCCCCACGCAGAACCAACTTCTGCTGCGCCCGCTTCGGCGACCAGGAAACCGCCAATCGCGGTGCCCAATCACGGTGATCGGGAATGTTGTTCTGCACCTCATATCTCAAGCCGGCATCGAGGCTAATGTTCTGCTTAATCTTCCAGGTATCTCCGACAAAGAGTCCAAGATCGACCTGAGACAGCGAAAGGAGCGGATTACCCGCGCTCAAAGTGAACTGCGAGGCTCCTCCACCTAGCGCCCGTATCTGTGCGGCACTGTAACCCGCCTTTTGAAGGGAAGCGGTGCGCTGATACTGCTCTATAGAGGAAATCGGCACAAGGATGGGGTTGCCACTACCGTCAAGAATCGGCTGGTTGTTGGCGTCGAGTTCTGGCCCGGTAACGCCGCCGAACGTGAATGTTCCGTTGAAGTCCTGCTCAGAGAGATTGCTGTCCGAGGTTGCGCGAAGCCTTGCTCCAAAATGGACGACGTGACTGCCGCGGTTCAACGTCGTCAAATTCTGTAACTCATAGTTCCGCTGCACGTCCGAGGAATTCCCGACCGGCGAACCTCCGCCCGTGAACGCGTTGAGCACTTGAATCGATACGCCGGGATTGTCGGCGAAATTGCTGCTGCTCACGTTGAAGAACTGGAATCGTGTCTCATTGACTGCCGTTGCTCCAAGGACAGCTGTCTCGACCACCTGCGTCGTCTGCGAAAGGGAGTGCGCGTGATAAGCCGTCTCCACTAGATTGAATCCGCCGAGGCCAGAGTTCGGAATATCGGCGTCCGTGACGCGGTAGCGAACGCTCAAAGTGTTGTTCTTCGTGAGTTGATAGTCAATCTTCGGTGTGATGATCGTCTGCATCTGCGCGACGCTGTAGACGGTCGAGTAGGGCGAGATGATCGCAAGAGAAGTCAGATCGA contains:
- a CDS encoding TonB-dependent receptor, with the translated sequence MRRVLTIFTVLLLGYFVPILAAQAQTAAVHGHVSDETGAVIPDATVTATSTTGKTITTKSSSDGAYSFNGLAPGTYRIAASYPGFDLKQPQTFVAKGQTASLNLVLTVSSVVQQVTVDATDHSTLSVDAANNASAVVLSGSALDSLADNPDDLASDLQALAGPTAGPSGGSFYIDGFSSGEMPPKESIREIRINQNPFSPEFDKLGLGRIEIFTKPGSDQFHGSGSFNIGSDTFNSRNPYASVKAPFLLREYGVNVVGPLNHRTTFTFDGRYEDTDNGAVINGATLDLTSLAIISPYSTVYSVAQMQTIITPKIDYQLTKNNTLSVRYRVTDADIPNSGLGGFNLVETAYHAHSLSQTTQVVETAVLGATAVNETRFQFFNVSSSNFADNPGVSIQVLNAFTGGGSPVGNSSDVQRNYELQNLTTLNRGSHVVHFGARLRATSDSNLSEQDFNGTFTFGGVTGPELDANNQPILDGSGNPILVPISSIEQYQRTASLQKAGYSAAQIRALGGGASQFTLSAGNPLLSLSQVDLGLFVGDTWKIKQNISLDAGLRYEVQNNIPDHRDWAPRLAVSWSPKRAQQKLVLRGGFGVFYDRFVLSNTLTALRYNGITQQQYVVDNPDFYPTVPPLSTVASSQAGQVIQQNAPNLRAPYYIQSLISVEQQLPFHTSLAISYSNTHGLHQLRSEDINARLPGSGSYPLGNSNPVFQAQSEGLYNQNQLILNANSQATKKISLFGSYTLGYARSNTDGPTTFPANPYSSAGEYGPASTDVRNFETFGGTIQTLWKTTWSPLLTVRSGAPFNITVGRDLYGTTLFNGRPGIALNQNKAGLIQTSYGLLDPTPSAGETILGRNSGRGPGSVQLNMRVSKTLGFGSSGSGLDASGKPKESKPRYSLVLTLQVRNVTNHNNPGLIIGNIASPLFGRANQSAGANTQTGTSFSESATNRRLELQMRFAF